In Kryptolebias marmoratus isolate JLee-2015 linkage group LG20, ASM164957v2, whole genome shotgun sequence, a genomic segment contains:
- the kcnmb2 gene encoding calcium-activated potassium channel subunit beta-2 isoform X1 has protein sequence MHQRTFQRSYRSASAARRGPRSSGHMFFLAGAKSTSGSGRENDRSALYQKFREVDLLDKKKTVTALKPGEDRAILLGLGMILASFMVYFVLGITILRSYADSVWMEEGLCVVLNSTVTGEVNCSYSCGADCWRASRYPCLQVYVSVNNTGRLAHNEETQDASSECVYVPRCQKDSAAMLSVVMDISERLKVNQQVPCYYDPDEHQGTVLLTRVYDHSVVFHSLLWPSCMLTGGALIIVMVKLTQYLSRLCEEIGKIKR, from the exons ATGCACCAAAG GACTTTTCAGCGGTCTTACCGTTCTGCTTCAGCGGCAAGAAGAGGACCTAGGTCATCAGGacatatgttttttttggcaGGAGCCAAAAGTACTTCAGGATCAGGCAGAGAAAATGACAGGAG TGCACTCTACCAGAAATTTCGGGAGGTGGATTTATTGGACAAGAAGAAGACGGTGACAGCTCTGAAGCCTGGGGAAGATCGGGCCATTCTTCTTGGACTCGGAATGATTCTGGCCTCATTTATGGTGTATTTTGTCCTGGGGATCACTATATTACGCTCCTACGCCGACAG CGTGTGGATGGAGGAGGGCCTGTGTGTCGTTCTCAACTCCACGGTCACAGGCGAAGTGAACTGCTCCTACAGCTGCGGGGCAGATTGCTGGAGAGCATCCAGGTACCCCTGTCTGCAGGTCTACGTGAGCGTCAACAACACGGGCCGCTTAGCTCACAACGAAGAGACGCAGGACGCCAGCTCGGAG TGTGTCTATGTTCCTCGGTGCCAAAAGGACAGCGCGGCCATGCTCTCCGTGGTCATGGACATTTCCGAGCGTCTGAAGGTGAACCAGCAGGTTCCCTGCTACTACGACCCCGACGAGCACCAGGGGACCGTCCTCCTGACCCGGGTCTACGACCACAGCGTGGTCTTCCACTCGCTGCTCTGGCCCTCGTGCATGCTCACGGGAGGGGCCCTCATCATCGTGATGGTGAAGCTCACGCAGTACCTGTCCAGGCTTTGTGAAGAAATAGGGAAGATCAAGAGGTGA
- the kcnmb2 gene encoding calcium-activated potassium channel subunit beta-2 isoform X2: MFFLAGAKSTSGSGRENDRSALYQKFREVDLLDKKKTVTALKPGEDRAILLGLGMILASFMVYFVLGITILRSYADSVWMEEGLCVVLNSTVTGEVNCSYSCGADCWRASRYPCLQVYVSVNNTGRLAHNEETQDASSECVYVPRCQKDSAAMLSVVMDISERLKVNQQVPCYYDPDEHQGTVLLTRVYDHSVVFHSLLWPSCMLTGGALIIVMVKLTQYLSRLCEEIGKIKR; encoded by the exons atgttttttttggcaGGAGCCAAAAGTACTTCAGGATCAGGCAGAGAAAATGACAGGAG TGCACTCTACCAGAAATTTCGGGAGGTGGATTTATTGGACAAGAAGAAGACGGTGACAGCTCTGAAGCCTGGGGAAGATCGGGCCATTCTTCTTGGACTCGGAATGATTCTGGCCTCATTTATGGTGTATTTTGTCCTGGGGATCACTATATTACGCTCCTACGCCGACAG CGTGTGGATGGAGGAGGGCCTGTGTGTCGTTCTCAACTCCACGGTCACAGGCGAAGTGAACTGCTCCTACAGCTGCGGGGCAGATTGCTGGAGAGCATCCAGGTACCCCTGTCTGCAGGTCTACGTGAGCGTCAACAACACGGGCCGCTTAGCTCACAACGAAGAGACGCAGGACGCCAGCTCGGAG TGTGTCTATGTTCCTCGGTGCCAAAAGGACAGCGCGGCCATGCTCTCCGTGGTCATGGACATTTCCGAGCGTCTGAAGGTGAACCAGCAGGTTCCCTGCTACTACGACCCCGACGAGCACCAGGGGACCGTCCTCCTGACCCGGGTCTACGACCACAGCGTGGTCTTCCACTCGCTGCTCTGGCCCTCGTGCATGCTCACGGGAGGGGCCCTCATCATCGTGATGGTGAAGCTCACGCAGTACCTGTCCAGGCTTTGTGAAGAAATAGGGAAGATCAAGAGGTGA